In Candidatus Manganitrophus morganii, the genomic window CGCACTGATCCGCAAAGGGCATTTGCGAAAAGGCCAGGGAGCCCGGGCGCTGGAAGTGATCTCGCAATCGCAGACAGCAAGGACCGTCCAATCAAAAAGCGCCGGCCGCTCGGTCCCGATCTTGGGACGGGTCGCCGCCGGGCAGCCGATTCTGGCCGAGGAGAATTTACTCGGGCACCTGACGGTCGATCCTTCGCTCGTTCGAGGAAGGGAAACGTTCCTCCTGAAGGTCAAAGGAGAGAGCATGCGTGACGCGGGAATCTTGGATGGGGATCTGGTCCTGGTCAAACGACAGGCCGATGCCGATTCCGGCGAGATCGTCGTTGCGATGGTCGAGGGGGAAGCGACGGTGAAGCGGCTGATCAAGAAAAAGAGAAGCCTGATCCTCCAGCCCGAGAACACCGACTTTGATCCGATCGTCATCACCGAGAAAGACACCTCCTTTCAGATTCTCGGAAAAGTCGTCAGTCTCATTCGGCCGGTCGTTTGATCGTAGAAGAGGAGCACGCTTGTGGACACGACCTACGAAATCGACGCCCCCTTCTTCTCCGGACCGCCGGTCTCCCTCATCTCCAGAATGCCGGGCGGGGTGATCTTTTTTTGCGGCGATGCCGCGCTCTGGCCGCTCGCTTCAGAAATGATCGGCTGGCGGCTGGCCCAGTCGGAGCGGGTCCTCTTTCTCGATGGGGACAACTGCTTCAACCCATATCCGATCACAAATCTGGCGAAGCGGATCGGACACGATCCGCGCCTTTTTCTCTCGTCAATTTTTATCTCCCGTGCCGCCACCTGCCATCAGAT contains:
- the lexA gene encoding transcriptional repressor LexA, which produces MDTITARQQEILTFIQQTVEQKGYPPSLREIAGHFGMVGTRGAFKHVAALIRKGHLRKGQGARALEVISQSQTARTVQSKSAGRSVPILGRVAAGQPILAEENLLGHLTVDPSLVRGRETFLLKVKGESMRDAGILDGDLVLVKRQADADSGEIVVAMVEGEATVKRLIKKKRSLILQPENTDFDPIVITEKDTSFQILGKVVSLIRPVV